The sequence below is a genomic window from Microbacterium abyssi.
GGTGCCGCATCCGGGCAGGCTCTCGCAGGGGTCGTCGGCCCCCTCATCGAGGTCCCTGTTCTCGTCGGTCTCGTCTACGTCTCCCTCTGGGCAGCACGCGCCTGGTTCCACACCGATCCGTACACCGGCGAGAGGATCCCGTCATGAACGTCACGCTCGCGGATCCCGCGGACGTCTGCAGTCCCGTTCCCACTCACGCCATCGGTCAGGAGGCGGCATCCGCCGTCTCCATGACTCTGAAGGCCCTCTCGGACCCGCTGCGCCTGCGCATGCTCTCCGCCATCGCCTCCGACCCGCGCGGCGAGTCCTGCGTGTGCGACCTCGCCGAGCTCGCCGACGTGTCCCAGCCCACCGTTTCCCACCACCTCAAGGTGCTCAAAGACGTCGACGTCCTCACGTCCGAGCGCCGCGGGACGTGGGTCTGGTACCGCATCAACCCGGGCCGCCGCGGTGCCGTCACCGCGTTGCTGGACTCGTTCGCACCGGCGACCATGACCGAGCCCGGCATGGACAGCGACTCCGGTGGCCGCGTAGACCACCCCGACTTCGATGCCCGGATCACCCACCTCGCCGATGAGCTCGCTGCGGAGGTTCCCGATCTCGCCCCGGAGGCCGTGCTGAGCATCGTTCGTGAGTCCTACACGTCGCTCGCCCGCACGGCGAAGGTCACCGGCGCCCTCGTCCCGCTCACCGAGCGTTTCGCCCGTCAGCGTCTCGCGGACTTCACCCGCGACCGCGACCAGTCGGTGCCGCAGGTGCTGTTCGTTTGCGTCGCCAACGCCGGCCGCTCCCAGATGGCAGCGGCCCTTGTCAACCAGATCGCCGGCGGCAAGGTCATCGCCCGCTCCGCGGGCTCGAGCCCCGCCGAGGTCATCCACCCCCACGTGCGCTCGATCCTCGCCGAGATCGAAGGAGATGCCGCGGTCGAGCGGTTCCCCAAGCCCCTCACCGACGACGCCGTCCGCGCCGCCGACGTAGTGATCACGATGGGCTGCGGCGACGTCTGCCCGATCATCCCCGGCGTCCGCTACGACGACTGGGCCGTCGGCGACCCCGCCCTCGCCTCCCGCGAAGGCGTCGAAGCCATCCGCGACGACATCGAAGACCGCGTCCGCGCCCTCGTCAACCAGCTCACCACTGACCGCCACCCACAGGAGTCCTCATGACCGACACCGCCAAGCCCTCCGTCCTCTTCGTCTGCGTGCACAACGCTGGCCGCTCGCAGATGGCCGCCGGATTCCTCCGAGACATCGCCGGCGACCGCATCGAAGTCCGCTCCGCAGGCTCTATGCCCGCCGAGCAGATCAACCCCATCGCCGTGGAAGCGATGGGCGAGCTTGGCATCGACATCACCGCCGAGCAGCCCAAGATCCTGACCACCGAGGCCGTGCAGGCCTCCGACGTCGTCATCACCATGGGATGCGGCGACGCCTGCCCATTCTTTCCGGGCAAGCGCTACGAGGACTGGAAGCTCGACGACCCCGCCGGCCAGGGCATCGATGCCGTCCGACCGATCCGCGACGGCATTCGCGCCCGCATCGAGAAGCTGGTCGCCGAGCTGATCTGATCCAGATCGGCCGGCGAATAGTTCCCCGCGGAGTACTTCCTTCCGCCGACAGCGACTCAATGACAATGTGGTTGCCGACGACGGAACCGCTCCAGATCGTCATTCGTCGCGATGGCATTCACGCTCGGCCGCCCGGTGGAAGTCGGGGACGGGACGATTCTGTGAGTCCTCGGGTGTCGTGGCGAGCCCGTTGCGTTCGATGTCGTCGATGAGCCACTCCATTTCAAGGATCTCTCGGCGTTGAGCTTCGCTAATCTCGATGGCGAGTTGGCAGACTCGGAGGTCCTGAATTTGTGCTCTTTCGGATCGGGTGATCGCCAGGGAGTGGTGGGGAATCATGGCCCGCATGTACGCAGTGTCGTCTACAGTGATTTGGCTGCGGTCGAGCGCAACGCCGCCTCCGAGCAGGAGCACGCTGATGATGACAACAGCGATATTCGCCTTGGCGTTCTTGTACATGTTCAGCATCCAGGCGAGCATGACGAGCCCCATGGCGCCGCCCATGGTGAGGGCCATGAACACGCGGCTTTCGCTGAAGCGGATGTGTCCCCATTCCCATACTCCAGCGAACATCGTCCAATACATCACGACCATGCCGGTGAGGATCATCGCCGCGAATCGCAGGTACATCTTCAGCGATCCGTGCTTCTTGTCCTCCGTTTGTCGTTGGCTTCCTTCATGGGCGTCCTGTGACATGTGATTCACCTGTTCGTCTGGATTGGTTGCGCGTCGCGCTGTCGACGAGCGTCCGGTTCAGAGGGTCGCGAGGAGCGTGGCGCACGCGTCTTCGCATCGCCGGCAGGCCGCCGCACACACGGTGCAATGTTCGTGCATCGTGTGCTGCTCGCACTCGTCGGCGCAACTTGCGCACGCGGTGCGGCACGCTTCCAGCGTTGCCCGGGTGAGGTTGGCGTCGTAGCCGGTGTGTCGGGACAGGATGCGCGCGGTGGTGTCGCAGAGATCGGCGCAGTCCAGGTTCGTGCGGATGCACTTCGTGAGCTCTGAGACCATCTCCTCGCTCAGACACGCATCCGCGCATGC
It includes:
- a CDS encoding DUF305 domain-containing protein, coding for MSQDAHEGSQRQTEDKKHGSLKMYLRFAAMILTGMVVMYWTMFAGVWEWGHIRFSESRVFMALTMGGAMGLVMLAWMLNMYKNAKANIAVVIISVLLLGGGVALDRSQITVDDTAYMRAMIPHHSLAITRSERAQIQDLRVCQLAIEISEAQRREILEMEWLIDDIERNGLATTPEDSQNRPVPDFHRAAERECHRDE
- a CDS encoding four-helix bundle copper-binding protein, with the translated sequence MTVAAEMLRTYPKDLGQVDQKALVECIEACMECAQSCTACADACLSEEMVSELTKCIRTNLDCADLCDTTARILSRHTGYDANLTRATLEACRTACASCADECEQHTMHEHCTVCAAACRRCEDACATLLATL
- a CDS encoding metalloregulator ArsR/SmtB family transcription factor, which gives rise to MNVTLADPADVCSPVPTHAIGQEAASAVSMTLKALSDPLRLRMLSAIASDPRGESCVCDLAELADVSQPTVSHHLKVLKDVDVLTSERRGTWVWYRINPGRRGAVTALLDSFAPATMTEPGMDSDSGGRVDHPDFDARITHLADELAAEVPDLAPEAVLSIVRESYTSLARTAKVTGALVPLTERFARQRLADFTRDRDQSVPQVLFVCVANAGRSQMAAALVNQIAGGKVIARSAGSSPAEVIHPHVRSILAEIEGDAAVERFPKPLTDDAVRAADVVITMGCGDVCPIIPGVRYDDWAVGDPALASREGVEAIRDDIEDRVRALVNQLTTDRHPQESS
- a CDS encoding arsenate reductase ArsC: MTDTAKPSVLFVCVHNAGRSQMAAGFLRDIAGDRIEVRSAGSMPAEQINPIAVEAMGELGIDITAEQPKILTTEAVQASDVVITMGCGDACPFFPGKRYEDWKLDDPAGQGIDAVRPIRDGIRARIEKLVAELI